Proteins from a genomic interval of Trifolium pratense cultivar HEN17-A07 linkage group LG6, ARS_RC_1.1, whole genome shotgun sequence:
- the LOC123891113 gene encoding cytochrome c oxidase subunit 5C-2, with protein sequence MAGPRIAHATLKGPSVVKEIVIGSVLGLAAGSVWKMHHWNEQKKTRAFYDLLEKGEISVIAEEE encoded by the coding sequence ATGGCTGGTCCTCGGATTGCTCATGCTACTTTGAAAGGACCAAGTGTGGTGAAAGAGATTGTTATTGGATCAGTACTCGGATTAGCTGCTGGCAGTGTTTGGAAGATGCATCACTGGAATGAACAGAAAAAAACCAGGGCCTTTTATGATTTGCTGGAAAAGGGTGAGATTAGTGTCATTGCGGAGGAAGAGTAA